The following are encoded together in the Erwinia sp. E602 genome:
- the rpoC gene encoding DNA-directed RNA polymerase subunit beta': MKDLLKFLKAQTKTEEFDAIKIALASPDMIRSWSFGEVKKPETINYRTFKPERDGLFCARIFGPVKDYECLCGKYKRLKHRGVICEKCGVEVTQTKVRRERMGHIELASPTAHIWFLKSLPSRIGLLLDMPLRDIERVLYFESYVVVEGGMTNLEKRQILTEEQYLDALEEFGDEFDAKMGAEAIQALLKNMDLEQECEQLREELTETNSETKRKKLTKRIKLLEAFVQSGNKPEWMILTVLPVLPPDLRPLVPLDGGRFATSDLNDLYRRVINRNNRLKRLLDLAAPDIIVRNEKRMLQEAVDALLDNGRRGRAITGSNKRPLKSLADMIKGKQGRFRQNLLGKRVDYSGRSVITVGPYLRLHQCGLPKKMALELFKPFIYGKLELRGLATTIKAAKKMVEREEAVVWDILDEVIREHPVLLNRAPTLHRLGIQAFEPVLIEGKAIQLHPLVCAAYNADFDGDQMAVHVPLTLEAQLEARALMMSTNNILSPANGEPIIVPSQDVVLGLYYMTRDCVNAKGEGMVLSGPKEAERIYRAGLASLHARVKVRITEHEKDDQGIWTSKTSLIDTTIGRAILWMIVPKGLPYSIVNQALGKKAISKMLNTCYRILGLKPTVIFADQTMYTGFAYAARSGVSVGIDDMVIPAKKVEIITEAEAEVAEIQQQFQSGLVTAGERYNKVIDIWAAANERVAKAMMENLSTEAVINRDGEEEKQVSFNSIFMMADSGARGSPAQIRQLAGMRGLMAKPDGSIIETPITANFREGLNVLQYFISTHGARKGLADTALKTANSGYLTRRLVDVAQDLVVTEDDCGTHEGIMMTPVIEGGDVKEPLRERVLGRVTAEDVIKPGTADILLPRNTLLHEAQCDLLEEHSVDSLKVRSVVSCETDFGVCAHCYGRDLARGHIINKGEAIGVIAAQSIGEPGTQLTMRTFHIGGAASRAAAESSIQVKNKGTLKLINAKSVTNSAGKLVITSRNVELKMIDEFGRTKESYKVPYGASMAKGDGEQVAAGETVANWDPHTMPVITEVSGFIRFTDMIDGQTITRQTDDLTGLSSLIILDSAERTAGAKDLRPALKIVDANGNDVLIPGTDMPAQYFLPGKAIVQLEDGIKISSGDTLARVPQESGGTKDITGGLPRVADLFEARRPKEPAILAEISGIISFGKETKGKRRLVITPVDGSEPYEEMIPKWRQLNVFEGERVERGDVVSDGPESPHDILRLRGVHAVTRYITNEVQEVYRLQGVKINDKHIEVIVRQMLRKATIESAGSSDFLDGEQVEFSRVKISNRDLENNGKIAATYARDLLGITKASLATESFISAASFQETTRVLTEAAVAGKRDELRGLKENVIVGRLIPAGTGYAYHQDRMRRKAAGEAPVVPQVTADEASASLAELLNAGLGGGNDE, encoded by the coding sequence GTGAAAGACTTACTTAAGTTTCTGAAAGCACAAACTAAGACCGAAGAGTTTGATGCGATCAAGATCGCGCTGGCATCGCCAGACATGATCCGTTCATGGTCTTTTGGTGAAGTTAAGAAGCCAGAAACCATCAACTACCGTACGTTCAAACCAGAACGTGACGGCCTTTTCTGTGCGCGTATTTTCGGGCCAGTAAAAGACTATGAGTGCCTGTGCGGTAAGTACAAGCGCCTGAAACACCGTGGTGTGATCTGTGAGAAGTGTGGCGTTGAAGTTACACAGACCAAGGTTCGCCGTGAGCGCATGGGCCACATTGAGCTGGCTTCCCCGACTGCGCACATCTGGTTCCTGAAATCGCTGCCTTCGCGCATCGGTTTACTGCTGGATATGCCGCTGCGTGATATCGAACGTGTGCTGTACTTCGAATCTTACGTGGTGGTTGAAGGTGGTATGACCAACCTCGAAAAGCGCCAGATCCTGACTGAAGAGCAGTATCTTGACGCGCTGGAAGAGTTTGGTGATGAATTCGACGCCAAAATGGGTGCGGAAGCGATCCAGGCCCTGTTGAAAAACATGGATCTGGAGCAAGAGTGCGAGCAGCTGCGTGAAGAGCTGACCGAAACCAACTCCGAAACCAAGCGTAAAAAGCTGACCAAGCGTATCAAGCTGCTGGAAGCGTTCGTACAATCTGGTAACAAGCCAGAGTGGATGATCCTGACCGTGCTGCCGGTACTGCCACCGGATCTGCGTCCGCTGGTTCCGCTGGACGGCGGTCGTTTCGCGACATCAGATCTGAACGATCTGTACCGTCGTGTGATCAACCGTAACAACCGTCTGAAACGCCTGCTGGATCTGGCTGCGCCAGACATCATCGTACGCAACGAAAAACGTATGCTGCAGGAAGCGGTCGATGCGCTGCTGGATAACGGCCGTCGCGGACGTGCGATCACCGGTTCGAACAAACGTCCTCTGAAATCTTTGGCCGACATGATCAAAGGTAAACAGGGTCGTTTCCGTCAGAACCTGCTGGGTAAACGTGTAGACTATTCAGGCCGTTCGGTTATTACCGTAGGTCCATACCTGCGCCTGCACCAGTGTGGTCTGCCGAAGAAAATGGCACTGGAGCTGTTCAAACCGTTCATCTACGGCAAGCTGGAGCTGCGTGGTCTTGCTACCACCATCAAAGCCGCTAAGAAAATGGTTGAGCGTGAAGAAGCTGTCGTCTGGGATATCCTGGATGAAGTGATCCGCGAACACCCGGTCCTGCTGAACCGTGCACCTACCCTGCACCGTCTGGGCATCCAGGCGTTTGAGCCAGTACTGATCGAAGGTAAAGCGATTCAGCTGCACCCGCTGGTTTGTGCGGCATACAACGCCGACTTCGATGGTGACCAGATGGCTGTTCACGTACCGCTGACGCTGGAAGCCCAGCTGGAAGCGCGTGCGCTGATGATGTCGACCAACAACATCCTGTCCCCTGCGAACGGTGAGCCAATTATCGTTCCTTCTCAGGACGTTGTACTGGGTCTGTACTACATGACCCGTGACTGTGTTAACGCCAAAGGCGAAGGCATGGTGCTGAGCGGTCCGAAAGAAGCTGAGCGTATTTACCGCGCCGGCCTCGCGTCTCTGCACGCTCGCGTTAAGGTGCGTATCACCGAACATGAGAAAGACGATCAGGGCATCTGGACCTCTAAAACCAGCCTGATCGACACCACCATTGGTCGTGCGATCCTGTGGATGATCGTGCCAAAAGGCCTGCCTTACTCTATCGTCAACCAGGCGTTAGGTAAGAAAGCGATCTCTAAGATGCTGAACACCTGTTACCGCATCCTGGGCCTGAAACCAACGGTTATCTTTGCTGACCAGACCATGTACACCGGCTTTGCCTATGCGGCACGTTCAGGTGTGTCTGTCGGTATCGACGACATGGTGATCCCAGCGAAGAAAGTGGAAATCATCACCGAAGCGGAAGCGGAAGTGGCTGAGATCCAGCAGCAGTTCCAGTCTGGTCTGGTTACCGCTGGCGAACGCTATAACAAAGTGATCGATATCTGGGCTGCGGCCAACGAACGCGTTGCGAAAGCGATGATGGAAAACCTCTCTACAGAAGCCGTGATTAACCGTGACGGTGAAGAAGAGAAGCAGGTTTCCTTCAACAGCATCTTTATGATGGCCGACTCCGGTGCGCGTGGTTCTCCGGCACAGATTCGTCAGCTGGCGGGTATGCGTGGTCTGATGGCCAAGCCAGATGGCTCAATCATCGAAACGCCAATCACCGCGAACTTCCGTGAAGGTCTGAACGTACTCCAGTACTTCATCTCGACCCACGGTGCGCGTAAAGGCCTTGCGGATACCGCACTGAAAACCGCGAACTCCGGTTACCTGACCCGTCGTCTGGTTGACGTGGCGCAGGATCTGGTGGTGACCGAAGACGATTGTGGTACCCACGAAGGTATCATGATGACCCCGGTTATCGAAGGTGGTGATGTTAAAGAGCCACTGCGTGAGCGCGTTCTGGGTCGTGTGACCGCAGAAGACGTGATCAAGCCAGGTACCGCTGACATCCTGCTGCCGCGCAACACGCTGCTGCACGAAGCCCAGTGTGATCTGTTAGAAGAACACTCTGTTGACAGCCTGAAAGTGCGTTCCGTAGTAAGCTGCGAAACTGACTTCGGCGTGTGTGCGCACTGCTACGGTCGCGACCTGGCACGTGGTCACATCATCAACAAAGGTGAAGCGATCGGTGTTATTGCGGCCCAGTCAATCGGTGAGCCGGGTACCCAGCTGACGATGCGTACCTTCCACATCGGTGGTGCGGCATCTCGTGCGGCTGCGGAATCCAGCATTCAGGTGAAGAACAAAGGTACCCTGAAACTGATCAACGCCAAGTCGGTAACTAACTCCGCTGGCAAGCTGGTGATCACCTCGCGTAACGTTGAACTGAAAATGATCGACGAATTTGGTCGTACCAAAGAGAGCTATAAAGTTCCTTATGGTGCCTCCATGGCGAAAGGTGACGGTGAGCAGGTTGCAGCGGGTGAGACCGTCGCAAACTGGGATCCACACACCATGCCGGTTATCACCGAAGTGAGCGGTTTCATTCGCTTCACCGACATGATTGATGGCCAGACCATTACCCGCCAGACGGACGACCTGACCGGTCTCTCCTCGCTGATCATTTTGGACAGTGCTGAACGTACTGCCGGTGCGAAAGATCTGCGTCCGGCGCTGAAAATCGTTGATGCCAACGGTAATGATGTCCTGATCCCTGGCACCGACATGCCTGCGCAGTACTTCCTGCCAGGTAAAGCGATCGTGCAGCTGGAAGATGGCATCAAGATCAGCTCGGGTGATACCCTGGCGCGTGTTCCGCAGGAATCTGGCGGTACCAAGGACATCACCGGTGGTCTGCCACGCGTTGCTGACCTGTTCGAAGCCCGTCGTCCGAAAGAGCCAGCTATCCTGGCGGAGATCAGCGGTATTATCTCCTTCGGTAAAGAGACCAAAGGTAAGCGCCGTCTGGTGATTACTCCGGTTGATGGCAGCGAACCTTACGAAGAGATGATTCCGAAATGGCGTCAGCTGAACGTATTCGAAGGTGAGCGCGTGGAACGCGGTGACGTGGTTTCCGATGGCCCTGAGTCTCCACATGACATTCTGCGTCTGCGTGGCGTGCATGCGGTGACCCGTTACATCACTAACGAAGTGCAGGAAGTTTACCGCCTGCAGGGCGTTAAGATTAACGATAAGCACATTGAAGTTATCGTTCGTCAGATGCTGCGTAAAGCGACCATCGAAAGCGCGGGAAGCTCTGACTTCCTCGACGGTGAGCAGGTTGAGTTCTCACGCGTGAAGATCTCCAACCGCGATCTGGAAAACAACGGCAAAATCGCAGCGACCTATGCCCGCGATCTGCTGGGTATCACCAAGGCGTCCCTGGCAACCGAGTCGTTCATCTCTGCGGCTTCGTTCCAGGAAACCACGCGCGTACTGACCGAAGCAGCCGTTGCGGGCAAACGCGACGAACTGCGCGGCCTGAAAGAGAACGTGATCGTTGGCCGTCTGATCCCAGCCGGTACCGGTTACGCTTATCATCAGGATCGTATGCGTCGTAAAGCCGCGGGCGAAGCCCCGGTTGTACCGCAGGTGACCGCAGATGAAGCTTCTGCCAGCCTGGCTGAACTGCTGAACGCCGGTCTCGGCGGCGGCAACGACGAGTAA